The nucleotide sequence ACCTCTACCCCTTAAAATGCAGCTCTAAAGCCAGCATAGTTGCTCCACAGCCATGAATCACCTCTAAGCGTCCATTAAAACCACCGTTAAAGTGCATCAACCCACCACGACAACAAATAAAGAGTATGCATataaaaaatcacttaaaactgCATAAAAGAAATTCACAAGGCAGCAAAAAGTCATCTGTTAAATTCCAAAAGCGCAACCTATAAATTTGCATCTTACCAACTACAACACTTAGTTTTTTAACAGAATCGCATCATGATTGataaagaaaatatgaagttGCATAGGTAGAGTCATTTCACCATATAACATATAAAACGCAGAACATTGAAGCGATAGAAGTACAAAATATATAAGTGCAGAGCAAGACGCATTGCAGTAAGACCAATCAGggattcttttctttctttatgacTCTGCGAACCTTGTTGCTAGACAGTTGAGAATTGAAGTCATCATCTGCTGATGCCTTATTAGCGGATCTAGTTTTCTTGTCATATGTCTTCAAAGGGGATATTTTTGCATTGCAAGCATCTCCATCGTCTAACACCGACGATCCACTTTCTGATACACTTTTCTCAATGGGAGTTTGCAAAACAGACTTCAGCTGACTTTCGGCCATAAGATCctttgaaaaaacaaaacaatTTAATAGCAGTTGCAGAACCAATAAAAAATGGGGTAAAAGTTTTAATTTCATGAAATTTACCCCGAAAAGCTTATCTCCACTTGAGCTTTGTCCATCCAAAAAATGTGGATCctgttaaagaaaaataaaaaagaacgaTCATCCTATAAGTGGAAAAGTatttatacataaattatatatgatGAGGTTTATATTTTGTCAAAAAATTTTACATTCATATTGTCTTCGAATAAAGTATGGTCGTATTCCTTTAGAAGGTCATCATCATCAGTAAACTTAAGAACTTTGTAGACTTCGACCTGCGACTCAATATTCTCTTGCTTAACAATAACCTTGAACATGAATTTTTTATAAAGAATATCGTCCATTTCACTTGGATAAGAACAGTCAGCATTCGCAAGTGAAGTCTGCACCAAATTTCATAAGTTAGAAATATATTTATGGTTAATCAAATTAAATTTAGTAGTATACCTCAACTAATCTTTCCTTAAGTTCTTTTGCGGACTTCCCTATAAGTTGCATAGCTTCGCGATTCCAAAGCAACAATGAGATAAAAGCGGTTCCATCCATAACACGAACTTGAAGCCTATACCTGCAACTCAATTTTTATTAACCTTATGCATATTTTTTTATAGATATAAGATTTTAAAAATTTCACTAAATAGTACTAACCTGTGAGTAACAGAAGACTCTTCTTCATTGCATTTGGCATAAAAGTATTTATTTCCAACTTTTTCCACCTTTCGACTACACTTGTTGCATGCCAAGTATGACCATCCCCGGTCAAGTTCCAAATTAACAAATTTTGCTGCAATCTAATAGCTGGATTCCTATtgagtaaaaaataaataattattgtaaatgCAAAATAGATAACATAAGGTAAATATAATTGATAAAGTAAATTAAACTCACTTGCGTGCACTGAACTAAATCCCTAATAGTTTTAAACAGTACAATTCCTTTGTCTAACTCATTTCTAACAGAGTAACTTTGTTGAGAACTTGTTCGAGTGATTCGCTCAATGTTTGATTGACGTGCTGCAAGTAATCTGCATAAGTCAAAAATTGTAATTTATAAAtactattattatattttctgtaCATATAGAAAAGGATTATACACTTCACAAACCTGGATTTAAATTCAATAGACTGTGGCAACATAGAATTTATCCATATCTTTGTCTGATACCAACAGCTACGCACTGAGTAATTACCTGTGTGTCAAAtgaaatatgaataaaaatttgaaatttaaaattatttatacagtaaaataaaaaaatacatgtAATTTATGGTAAACCTCGATATTTTTGAGGTTTCATATGCgggaaaacaacaatcaaaggcTCATCGGCAGATTCATTCAAGTGATGTTGAATTTGATCCACAAGTTCGCTCCATAATGTTGCCATAATCCTGTTCCTCCTATACGTTTTATGGTAAGGTTAataaacatatatatatgtaatcTATCAATaaagtattttttctattttaaaagTACTTACTGATCATCTTCGAGTACAACATTAATAAGGAAACTTTGGTCGTCTCCTTGATTGTAGGTCTTAACATCTTCATAGGTCACAACCTGACCAACAACATCTATAAATATAAAAGTTAGTGACATACTTTAAGAAATAACATTTTTAacttcatttaaaatttaaaaaaatattaccgAGTAATTCTATCTCATCGACATCATGTTCATTTGTTAGTTGGTGAAAAGGGCGCAAGTTAAAGATGTTCATATGAAATGAAGGATCATTTGTTTCCTCGACAAATGTCTTTTGAGTAAATGTCAGCTTCAACTTGTGTGTCGTAGTCCTCAACTTCAAATTATTTGGTCCGACTACAAAGTAGTTCATACGATATAAGCGAAGTTCATGTATCTTGTTCCTAAAAAACTTAAGAACATACTTTCCGATTGTAGCATGTATACGATCACCCTGCAAATTCAGATTCATTATTAGTGCACAATTATGAAGCCAACAAATGTAAGCGCGTATATACTTTCATCACTGTGTAAAGTTGTTAAAAGATGTAATGTCAAAAACCAGAATGCTACAGTTGTTGTATATCAATTATGAAGGCAACATTAGCAGAAACAAAGCTGAAAATTGCATATATAAACGTAGTTTGTATATGTTCATCCGATGATCGTGTAACCAAGGCAAGCAGTAGCTAATATTTGCCGAACTTATATATTTTGAACAATAGTTCTTTAATAGCAGAACAATTCCTCTGTTATTTTGAACAATAAATCTATTATTATGTACAAAGATGCAACTTACCTGATTGTTAATATAAGGACAATCACTGTGTAAAGGTATACTCAACATTCGAAGTGAAAAACGAAATGACACAATGGATTCCAGATCAGTTAAAGATCTGTTGATATGGAAGTCAAATTATTTAAGTAATGCATCAGAAggaattttcatatggaatgcGACTACATTAGTAAGTTTAAAACTATGAAAAAGTTGAATATGTTACCTTAGAATCCTGTAAAACCAATTCAATTGAAAACGGTATTTGCGGGTTAAAGCGATCCGACATTATCCACATTCGAACCACTCTAACTTTGAGATTCCATTGCATCGAGTTGGATGATATTTGTTTGATATCATGAATTTGTGTGGTCATACTTGCAAAGTAATTGCAATCAGACTGTAGTAGATGAAatatgaagttgaaaaggttttgaAAATATAAAGCACATAAATCATGGAGTTATAGATGTGTatataaatttgggatttttcAGTTGGAAGAGCACGTTTGAGACCACGAGCAGTCGTGGGATAATGGAGATTGTTTTGCGTTTGAGATGCCGACTGTTTTGTTGGAATAACTGATATTATTcctccttttttaaaaaaaaaacgtaGGTATTAAGAATTTTAAAAAAGTAATTGCAAATTGTGGATGGTAGTTACAGAGTAAAACACGGGAACTTACAAAGTGGAGGAATCTTTTCCTTGATTTTAATAACAGCAAGTTTAATTAAAGGGAACAAATTCTGGAAACCAAAAATCGTGGGATGAATGTGGGAGTATTAACTGTTCCGATTTTGCTGATTTGTAGAGATACAtgttgttttgtttttaataaCAACCACGTTAATTAAGGGGAGAAAATACCGAAAAGCTAAAATCGTGGGAGGATTGGCAAAGATATGAGTATTGGCTGGTTATTTCAATTTTTTGCTGATTTAGCTGATTTGTAGGTAGAAGAAAAAAACTCCAACTTTTTTGAAGAGTTGTCTTAATTTATTACATATGTTACCATAATGGGTGTTCCACTTGACAACCTTGCTCGTGTTATTCTATATAGATAGATTTACAACTACAAATCAAAGGGGTTAGGGATGGTTGTTCAAAGTACAATCACACGTAGAGTTTTGTTTTAAAGAGGTTAGGCATTTTCGTAATTAAATCGAAAGTCAGGGGTGATAATAATGACTTACAGGTGTCCTATTGGAAACACCACGTGGCTTTAATTTTTGTTCACCCTTATGGCTTCTCTTCCATCCGATGAAAGCTACCATTTCAGAGCCCATCCCTCTTCCTGGtaagttgttctttttcttcttcctctttcccTTTTgctcttattttaattttttgatttctttttcaaCTCTCTTGATATATTTGGGGTCTTTTGAAGATGGTCACTGTATTTTTATACACAGTAAAATTCGAGCCCTAATTCATTCTTATGATGTTATCTTTCTAACGATTCTTCTTCCTCTTATCTCTCGAATGGGTTATCTTTTGGTGATTTCTCTCTTTAATTTCATTCTACTGTCTTTTTTGTTGCAATTTTTTGGGTTTTGGAACTTAGAATATGATTGGTTTGAACCCAAATGGGTCTAACTACAAGAATCGTCTTTCCTCTTCACTCCCAAGACTCTTGCTAGGATTGTGGATGTATGttttcctccttttcttttttatttcctcTGTTTTTCTCATTTTATGCTCTGCATTTCTTTGGTTGATTTGGGAATAAATGCTAATTttagattattattatttttgcatGTTTTGGATAATAGCAGATTAGCTCTCAATTTATTGTTCTTTTCGTAAATTTGTAAAATGGTAAATATAACTTCAGAAATTTTCCATATGTGTGTCTGCATAAGCCACTACGTATCAAGTTATTTCCTTGCAGTGCCTCAAAACCTTGGGCCGTACGTGCCAAGCTTCTGCGGTTTATGAATTTTTGGCTCTCTTTTTCTGTCTTGGTTTACTTACCCTGTCACTGTTTCTCCCTCCGTCTCTCTGATCTTGCTGATTGATAAGTTGGTATGAGATTTGTCAGCATCTTCACCATATATAATTCCGTTTTTTTTGGTTTTATCTCCTCATCTTATTCTTATTAATTATTTTCTGACTAATTAGATTTCCACTGTTTTCATCTGCATTTCTTGATTTGGGTAAAACTGTATtgggttttggttattttttgaatggttaattttcttttaatgttaATGATTTAACATCGAGATTTAAAACAGATACTTCTATGTTGCATGGTTACAGGGAAAAATTGTATGAAATTGAGGGAGAATTCAGAACAGCAATACAAACCGTGGTCCTAATCGAGAaagaccaacaacaacaacaacaacccagtatacttccacaagtggggtctggggagggtaatatgtacgcagaccttacctctagcccgaggggcagagaggctgtttccaggagaccctcggctcaagaaagcaacaagagacgttatattagtactatcaatagactcataataaaataacataaaataacataaaatccataacataacataaaataacaaaataacagcaatataagaaatataggaaatacgagaaagatgtaaagTATACTAATAACCAacagataaagcccatcatcagtagctgATCAGTAGCATtctaagactaactcctaactggctagtgtCACTCTAGTGcgttgtagaaatattcacaatttCCCcataacctacaaccttaatgctcgaccttcaCAATTCCCTGttaagggtcatgtcctcagtaaccctaagtcgcgtcatgtcctgcctgatcacctctccccaatacttcttaggtctccctctacctctcctcgtacccaccatagccagtcgctcacacctcctcaccggtgcatcagtgttcctcctctgaatgtgcccgaaccatctgagtcttgcttcccgcatcttgtcctccatgggggccacacccaccttctctcgaatatcttcattcctaatcttatccctccttgtatgcccgcacatccacctcaacatcctcatctctgcaactttcatcttctggatgtgtgagttcttaaccggccaacactcggtcccatacaacatggcaggcttaaccactgctctataaaatttacctttcagtaacggtgacaccttcttgtcacataggactcccgtcgctaacctccacttcatccaccccacccctatacggtgtgtgacatcctcgtcgatccccccggtcccctgaataactgactcaaggtacttgaaactacccctcttagggatgacttgagaatcaagcctcacttccactcccgcttccgtcggctcggccccaaatttgcactcgaggtattccgtcttcgtcctgctcaacctaaAACCTTTTgactcaagggcatgtctccaaacctctagcctctcgcttacgccgcgtcgtgtctcgtcaattaggactatgtcatccgCGTCGAGAAAGACCATGAAGCGAAAAAGGAGCTTATGGCTAAAAAATTTGTAAGAAAGCTTGAAATGTTACTATTCCTTGGACGGAAGTAATCTATTGTCTTTAAGGAGGTAATTATACCGCTTTATAAGATTTATAGTCTAACTTATGTGGTTGGTGCATTTCTTTGGAGGAACAAA is from Nicotiana tabacum cultivar K326 chromosome 18, ASM71507v2, whole genome shotgun sequence and encodes:
- the LOC142172833 gene encoding uncharacterized protein LOC142172833 codes for the protein MTTQIHDIKQISSNSMQWNLKVRVVRMWIMSDRFNPQIPFSIELVLQDSKGDRIHATIGKYVLKFFRNKIHELRLYRMNYFVVGPNNLKLRTTTHKLKLTFTQKTFVEETNDPSFHMNIFNLRPFHQLTNEHDVDEIELLDVVGQVVTYEDVKTYNQGDDQSFLINVVLEDDQRNRIMATLWSELVDQIQHHLNESADEPLIVVFPHMKPQKYRGNYSVRSCWYQTKIWINSMLPQSIEFKSRLLAARQSNIERITRTSSQQSYSVRNELDKGIVLFKTIRDLVQCTQESSY
- the LOC142172834 gene encoding uncharacterized protein LOC142172834; amino-acid sequence: MDGTAFISLLLWNREAMQLIGKSAKELKERLVETSLANADCSYPSEMDDILYKKFMFKVIVKQENIESQVEVYKVLKFTDDDDLLKEYDHTLFEDNMNDPHFLDGQSSSGDKLFGDLMAESQLKSVLQTPIEKSVSESGSSVLDDGDACNAKISPLKTYDKKTRSANKASADDDFNSQLSSNKVRRVIKKEKNP